In Caldilineales bacterium, the genomic stretch CATCGTTGTAGGCGCTGGGATAGCTGCCCCGGTTCGACAGGCGCATCTCGGGATGATAGGCGGGGTCGTGATACCATTTGCCCGAGGCAACGTTCCACGGCATCGGCTTAAACTGAAGCGCCCCCGGCGAGGTGGACATCAAGTAGTACCAGTTGCGCTGGCCCTGCTTATCCGAGAAATCGCGTTCAGCTTGGGCCGCCAACACGGTACGAGCCGGCGCGGGGGTGGGCAAAATCGCTGCTGCCTGGATGGGATGTTCGGATCTCAGAAACTCGGTCGCCGCCCAGCCTGCCTGCTCTGGTCCGGCCTCGATACTGGCCCAGATCGCATCCATCGTGCGCCCGGTGATCGTCACTTGGGTGCTGGGCGCTAGCTTGCCCAGGACGAGATAACCCATCCCCGGTCCGGTGCGCACCCGCAAAGCGTCTTCCACCTCGACCACGGCCAGATGGGGGTTGGCCAACGGACAAGCGTTCAATCCCACCGCTGCTTCTGGGCGGTCGAAGGCCAGCTCCTGCGCCGCCGTATACTGTATCCGCCCCTCTTCGCTCGACCCAGCCTCACCCGAACGACACAGCGCCTCGCCATAGGCCAGATGAGCTTCGTAGAGTTTGTCAGCAACCTCGGAATGGGTGGGCGACTCGTCGTACAGTTCCTGCCAAAGCGCCACCGCCTGCGCATGATCGGCGGCGGCCGTTGCGGCCTGCGCCCTCTGATAGAGATCGGCGCGGCGCCTGCCCGTCTGTGCTTCGCTGTCGTTCGGGTGCTCTGCCAGCGCGCAGCCCCAGTAGCTCTGCGCCTCGGCCATGTCACCAACGCGCTCGGCCTGCCAGGCCAGGTTGAAACAGGCCGCAAAGCGCATCTCGCTCACCTCGGTCGCCCGAAAACCGGCATCGGCCGCATGCACACCCTCGACCAGCGCCAACGCCTCGTGCCAGGCGCCAGCCCCGATCTTGTCCTGCGCCTGCGCGAGTTGCATGGCCAGGGGAGCGGCTGGGGCGATGGTCGGCGTCGCCGGCTCGACCGTTGCAGCCTCGGTCACGGCCGGCGTCGGCGTGGCTGCGCCAGGGCGCAAGGCGTTCAGCGCCAGGGCGAGCACGATCACTGCAACCAAGCCTGTACCGACCGCGGCCAGGAGCGGCCAGCCAGTCTTGCGTTTTTGAGGAGCAGGCGTCTGGATGGGGAGGCGTGGTGAGGGCGCAGACTCGACCGGAGCGACGGCGATGGGGAGAGCGCCGGCAAGCGGGGTCCGGTCGCCGGTTGCGGCCAGCAGGGTGGCGGCCATCTCGCCGGCGCTCGTGAAACGGGCGGCCGGGTCCTTGGCCAGCGCCCGGTCGAGAGCTTGTTCCATCGCTGGCGACAGGGTAGGGAGGTAGCTTCGCACAGGCGCCGGACGCTCGTAGACTTGCTTGTAGAGCAGCGCCGGGGTGCTGTCAGCCTGGAAGGGCACGCGGCCGGTCAACATCTGGTAGAGCACGATGCCGAGTGAGTAGATGTCGCTGGCCGGGCCGACCGGCTTGCCGCTGGCCTGCTCTGGCGACATGTACTCCGGGGTGCCCATCAACATGCCCGACTGCGTCATCCGCGTTCCTTCCGCCGCCTTGGCGATGCCGAAATCGGTCAGGGTGGCGTGGTCGCTGGCGTCGACGATGATGTTGGCGGGCTTGATGTCGCGGTGGATAAGGCCGTGGGTATGAGCGAAATCGAGCGCAACGGCCACCTGCGCAACGATCTGTGCTGTTCGCGGCGGGGCGATGCGACCTGAGCGTTGGATCAGC encodes the following:
- a CDS encoding protein kinase, which encodes MSDLIGATLGQYQILREIGRGGMAVVYEAFQPSLGRTVAIKVLPPQYTFDATFVQRFQQEARAAARLDHPNIVSIYDVGEQNGVYYIVMQKLEGESLHGLIQRSGRIAPPRTAQIVAQVAVALDFAHTHGLIHRDIKPANIIVDASDHATLTDFGIAKAAEGTRMTQSGMLMGTPEYMSPEQASGKPVGPASDIYSLGIVLYQMLTGRVPFQADSTPALLYKQVYERPAPVRSYLPTLSPAMEQALDRALAKDPAARFTSAGEMAATLLAATGDRTPLAGALPIAVAPVESAPSPRLPIQTPAPQKRKTGWPLLAAVGTGLVAVIVLALALNALRPGAATPTPAVTEAATVEPATPTIAPAAPLAMQLAQAQDKIGAGAWHEALALVEGVHAADAGFRATEVSEMRFAACFNLAWQAERVGDMAEAQSYWGCALAEHPNDSEAQTGRRRADLYQRAQAATAAADHAQAVALWQELYDESPTHSEVADKLYEAHLAYGEALCRSGEAGSSEEGRIQYTAAQELAFDRPEAAVGLNACPLANPHLAVVEVEDALRVRTGPGMGYLVLGKLAPSTQVTITGRTMDAIWASIEAGPEQAGWAATEFLRSEHPIQAAAILPTPAPARTVLAAQAERDFSDKQGQRNWYYLMSTSPGALQFKPMPWNVASGKWYHDPAYHPEMRLSNRGSYPSAYNDVARMWASPYDGALHIFGRAAKEPGAGQGGNGVVVRIVQNDQTLWEQVLGAYETTGVTFDLTADAKVGDKFYFITGALGDDDADNTIFEPGIELQNPDGVDLPEVTLWVEGTPTPVVSPTSAPPPPPALCFQPKLRHYEPHKGCCAEVGGVVFNRQGQPFAPRGAVVRIEGPPGRNQYVREFAIAADGGYNVTALSVNPYTIWLKGPGIRSAQFAVTFPDLANIRELVDFYQTPC